In one window of Brassica rapa cultivar Chiifu-401-42 chromosome A07, CAAS_Brap_v3.01, whole genome shotgun sequence DNA:
- the LOC103832002 gene encoding uncharacterized protein LOC103832002 isoform X2 encodes MASHWIPEDDFRLRKSIENGASLESLAKGAVKFSRRFTLSELRDRWHSLLYNPHVTSLSSSVAFDHTYSDQFLPQSHHNHHHGTPVRSQYYTACKRRRLEEMHPLSNVDNCVINEDLDHVAFGGNAFEGSEYFDLEFDAVDLAIIHNSFPGIMPQEADDDGMVNQLFNDCDVSDTTTTANALEQLLLQEDSEDPMFQSFNETTSVSHDQAETWIDPEYCHSAMLLPDWDPHPEVNNGVIICTLNKESDEIPNNDDIDFTMYTQKARNPSSSLRKHMRPPPYPNRGPSSSSLQARGNNDMFHSSGSGDSVVTEQGSCSNAFKASYTEKATSSFTTTTSTSQQHYEHTLCSEMDITTPMLQEEDNDEIESDEDLPSYSDVESMILGMDLEPIGQDRYELEASRYRNEEVARMIMRLEQSSKSYMNRNITSHEAFAMLYGSSKHYINKPEVLLGRATGEYLVDIDLAKSGSWKKISRRQALIKLKKDGCFVIKNLGKFSIWINEKEVQHGEIVNISNNSLIQIREMSFIFETNEKAVKRYLDGIHK; translated from the exons ATGGCGTCTCACTGGATCCCTGAAGATGACTTTCGTCTCAGAAAATCTATCGAG AATGGAGCTTCTCTAGAGTCACTAGCTAAAGGAGCAGTCAAGTTCTCTAGGAGATTCACACTATCAGAACTAAGAGATCGATGGCATTCGCTTCTGTACAACCCTCATGTCACATCTCTATCTTCATCAGTCGCATTCGATCACACGTACTCGGATCAGTTTCTTCCACAATCTCATCATAACCATCATCACGGAACACCAGTCAGGTCTCAGTATTACACGGCGTGTAAGAGGAGGCGTTTGGAGGAGATGCATCCTCTTAGTAACGTTGATAACTGTGTCATTAACGAAGATCTTGATCACGTTGCGTTTGGAGGAAACGCGTTCGAAGGCTCTGAGTATTTCGACTTGGAGTTTGATGCGGTTGATTTGGCAATCATTCATAACTCTTTCCCAGGTATCATGCCTCAAGAAGCTGATGATGATGGAATGGTGAATCAGTTATTCAACGATTGTGATGTTTCggacacaacaacaacagcaaatGCATTAGAACAGCTTTTGCTTCAAGAAGACTCTGAAGATCCTATGTTTCAATCTTTCAACGAGACAACATCAGTGTCACATGATCAAGCAGAGACTTGGATTGATCCAGAGTATTGTCATAGTGCTATGTTATTGCCTGATTGGGATCCACATCCAGAAGTCAATAACGGTGTTATCATATGCACTTTAAACAAAGAGTCCGATGAGATTCCAAATAACGATGATATTGACTTTACTATGTACACACAGAAAGCTCGAAACCCGTCATCATCACTGAGGAAGCATATGAGACCACCTCCGTATCCAAACAGAGGaccatcatcatcgtcattaCAAGCCAGAGGTAATAATGACATGTTCCACAGTTCTGGTAGTGGAGATAGTGTTGTTACAGAACAAGGAAGTTGTTCTAATGCATTCAAGGCTAGCTATACCGAGAAAGCTACTTCTAGTTTTACTACAACTACTTCAACATCACAACAACACTATGAACATACTTTGTGTTCAGAGATGGATATAACTACTCCAATGTTACAAGAGGAAGACAACGATGAAATTGAGAGTGATGAAGATTTGCCTTCCTATTCAGATGTTGAATCTATG ATTCTTGGGATGGACCTTGAACCAATTGGTCAAGACCGGTACGAGTTGGAAG CGTCAAGATATCGAAACGAGGAAGTGGCGCGAATGATAATGAGATTAGAGCAGAGTTCTAAGTCTTACATGAACCGTAACATCACTTCTCATGAAGCTTTTGCTATGCTATACGGAAGCTCCAAGCATTACATTAATAAACCTGAG GTGTTACTTGGACGAGCGACTGGTGAATATCTAGTGGATATCGACTTAGCAAAGTCAGGGTCTTGGAAAAAAATCTCTAGACGACAG gCTCTAATCAAGTTGAAGAAAGATGGGTGTTTTGTAATCAAGAATCTTGGGAAGTTTTCGATATGGATAAACGAGAAAGAAGTTCAACATGGAGAGATTGTTAATATCAGTAACAATAGCTTAATCCAG ATACGAGAAATGTCGTTCATATTCGAGACGAACGAGAAAGCAGTCAAAAGATATCTAGATGGAATTCACAAATGA
- the LOC103832003 gene encoding B-box zinc finger protein 21, with protein sequence MKIRCDVCDKEEASVFCTADEASLCDGCDHRVHHANKLASKHLRFSLLYPSSSKNSSPICDICQEKKALLFCQQDRAILCKDCDSSIHSANEHTKKHDRFLLTGVKLSPTSSVYKPTTESPSSSQDCSVPSPLKKPISAPQSQIKNSKIQPSKISSDVGMNQWGSTSTISEYLIDTLPGWHVEDFLDSSLPPFGFSKSGDDDGVLPFMEAEDDSTKRNNNNTVSLPSKNMGIWVPQIPQTLPSSYTNQYFPHDNNNIQFGMYNNKETSHGVDTYAPIQNMKQQGQNKRWYDDGGFTVPQMTTTTTSTFTPLASNKRSRSFW encoded by the exons ATGAAGATCAGGTGCGACGTCTGCGATAAAGAAGAAGCCTCGGTGTTCTGCACCGCTGACGAAGCGTCTCTATGCGACGGCTGCGATCACCGAGTCCACCACGCTAACAAACTCGCCTCAAAACATCTCCGTTTCTCTCTCCTCTATCCTTCTTCCTCCAAGAACTCCTCTCCTATCTGCGACATCTGTCAG gAGAAGAAGGCTCTCTTGTTTTGCCAACAAGATAGAGCTATTTTATGCAAAGACTGTGATTCATCGATCCACTCGGCGAACGAACACACCAAGAAACACGATAGGTTTCTTCTCACAGGGGTTAAGCTATCTCCAACCTCCTCTGTCTACAAACCAACTACAGAATCTCCTTCAAGTAGTCAAGATTGTTCTGTCCCTTCTCCTCTCAAGAAACCTATCTCAGCTCCTCAGAGTCAGATCAAGAACTCCAAGATCCAACCCTCTAAGATCAGTAGCGACGTAGGGATGAATCAGTGGGGATCCACAAGCACGATTTCAGAGTATCTGATCGATACGTTACCTGGTTGGCACGTTGAGGATTTTCTTGATTCCTCACTTCCTCCTTTTGGTTTCTCTAAG AgtggtgatgatgatggagTGTTACCATTTATGGAAGCAGAAGATGACAGCACTAAgagaaacaacaacaatacAGTGTCACTTCCGTCTAAGAATATGGGGATTTGGGTCCCTCAGATTCCACAAACTCTTCCTTCCTCCTACACAAACCAGTACTTTCCTCATGATAACAACAATATTCAGTTTGGGATGTACAACAACAAAGAAACATCACATGGAGTAGACACTTATGCTCCAATACAAAACATGAAACAACAAGGACAGAACAAGAGATGGTATGATGATGGTGGCTTCACTGTCCCACAGAtgactactactactacttctACTTTTACTCCTCTTGCGTCTAATAAAAGGTCCAGATCCTTCTGGTAA
- the LOC103832007 gene encoding auxin-responsive protein SAUR50 — protein MAMKKANKLTQTAMIKQILKRCSSLGKKHSNVYSEDENGHPLDVPKGHFVVYVGENRVRYVVPISFLTRPEFQLLLQQAEEEFGFDHDMGLTIPCDEAVFRSLTSMLG, from the coding sequence ATGGCGATGAAAAAGGCAAACAAGCTGACACAAACGGCGATGATCAAGCAAATCTTGAAGAGATGCTCGAGCTTGGGGAAGAAACACAGTAATGTGTACAGCGAAGATGAGAACGGACATCCTCTTGACGTACCTAAAGGACATTTTGTCGTCTACGTTGGAGAGAATCGGGTCAGGTACGTTGTACCCATTTCGTTTTTGACCCGGCCCGAGTTTCAGCTTCTTCTCCAACAAGCAGAGGAAGAGTTTGGTTTTGACCACGACATGGGTCTCACTATCCCTTGTGATGAAGCCGTTTTCAGATCTCTCACCTCCATGCTCGGATGA
- the LOC103832006 gene encoding zinc finger protein GIS2 yields the protein MSSMSRSRSPSRDRSRSRSPRDRRMRSERSSFRDAPYRRGDREPRRAFSQTNLCNNCKRPGHFARDCPNVSVCNNCGLPGHIAAECTAESRCWNCREPGHVAGNCSNEGICHSCGKTGHRARDCTNPVSRAGDLRLCNNCFKPGHLAADCTNDKACKNCRTSGHIARDCQNDPVCNICSISGHVARNCPKGDSSYSDRERGSRARGGGMQRDGFGRMGRDGGMQRDGLSRGGRDGGGVGAMIICHNCGGRGHMAYECPSARIADRGSRRY from the exons ATGAGTTCAATGAGCAGGAGCAGGAGTCCGAGCCGTGACAGGAGCCGTAGTCGGAGCCCCAGAGACAGGAGAATGAGATCTGAACGTTCTTCTTTCCGTGATGCTCCTTATCGTAGGGGTGACCGTGAGCCACGCCGTGCTTTCAG CCAAACGAATCTCTGCAATAACTGCAAGCGACCTGGTCACTTTGCAAGAGACTGTCCTAATGTCTCCGTCTGTAACAACTGTGGCCTTCCAGG GCACATTGCAGCGGAATGCACTGCAGAGTCACGGTGCTGGAACTGCAGAGAGCCAGGCCACGTAGCAGGCAACTGTTCAAACGAAGGAATCTGCCACTCCTGTGGCAAAACTGGACACCGAGCGAGAGACTGCACGAACCCAGTTTCTCGTGCAGGAGACTTGAGGCTCTGCAACAACTGCTTCAAACCGGGGCATCTCGCCGCCGACTGCACAAACGACAAGGCCTGCAAGAACTGTAGGACTTCAGGTCACATAGCTCGTGATTGCCAGAACGATCCGGTCTGCAACATCTGCAGCATCTCGGGACATGTTGCCAGAAACTGCCCAAAAGGGGACAGCAGTTACTCTGACCGAGAGAGAGGAAGCAGGGCTCGAGGCGGTGGGATGCAAAGAGATGGTTTTGGCAGGATGGGCAGAGACGGCGGCATGCAAAGAGATGGTTTGAGCCGAGGGGGCAGAGATGGCGGCGGCGTTGGCGCTATGATAATATGTCACAACTGTGGTGGCAGAGGACATATGGCTTATGAGTGCCCATCTGCTCGAATTGCTGACCGTGGTTCCCGCCGTTACTGA
- the LOC103832009 gene encoding aldehyde oxidase GLOX, whose product MASQAKPQILSDINHLLYFALILFLSLSFHVASGAGGTWKLLLNNVGISAMHSQLLINDRVIMYDRSNFGPSKISLPNGTCRDSPNDSVSKRDCTAHSIEYDVALNRIRPLTVQSNTWCSSGGVTPDGTLLQTGGDKDGERKARLFYPCDDESCDWSEIDNALNVKRWYASNHVLPDGRQIIVGGRDEFNFEFFPKTNAPNTYSLRFLSETNDLDQENNLYPNVFLNTDGNLFVFANNRAILLDYSKNTVVKTYPEIPGGEPRSYPSTGSAVLLPIKNLEEEVIELEVLVCGGAPKGSYLLALNENTFVKGLDTCARIKINDANPKWVLEKMPRPRIMGDMIVLPNGQVLLINGGSSGSAGWELGREPVLNPDLYHPDKPVGSRFQIQNPSTIPRMYHSTATLLRDGRVLVGGSNPHEFYNFTGVLFPTELRLEAFSPSYLESQYRNIRPRIMSPSLHSTVNYGGVLRLRFRVLGEVKTPVKVTMAFPSFTTHSFSMSQRLLVLDHVTSLRIGQWTYEVRVKTPRSANLAPPGYYMVFVVNQDIPSEGIWVRLQ is encoded by the coding sequence ATGGCTTCACAAGCCAAACCTCAAATCCTCTCCGACATCAACCATCTCCTCTACTTCGCTCTCATCCTCTTCCTCTCCCTCTCCTTCCACGTGGCATCCGGCGCAGGAGGAACATGGAAGCTTCTCTTAAACAACGTCGGAATCTCAGCTATGCACTCACAGCTCCTCATCAACGACCGTGTCATAATGTACGACCGATCCAACTTCGGTCCTTCAAAAATCTCTCTCCCTAACGGAACCTGCCGGGACAGTCCAAACGACTCCGTTTCCAAACGTGACTGCACCGCGCACTCTATCGAATACGACGTCGCTTTGAACCGTATACGTCCTTTGACCGTCCAGTCCAACACTTGGTGCTCCTCGGGAGGAGTCACTCCCGACGGAACTCTCCTTCAGACAGGAGGAGACAAAGATGGAGAACGTAAAGCTAGACTGTTTTATCCATGCGATGACGAGTCTTGTGATTGGTCTGAAATAGACAACGCACTTAATGTTAAAAGATGGTACGCTTCGAACCATGTACTTCCCGATGGTCGTCAGATCATAGTCGGAGGTCGAGATGAGTTTAACTTCGAGTTTTTCCCCAAGACAAACGCTCCAAACACGTACAGCTTACGGTTCTTGTCGGAAACCAACGATCTTGACCAAGAAAACAATCTCTACCCTAACGTGTTCCTCAACACCGATGGAAACTTATTCGTATTTGCTAATAACCGAGCCATTTTACTCGACTATTCCAAGAACACCGTGGTCAAGACTTATCCGGAGATCCCTGGAGGCGAGCCTAGAAGCTATCCGAGCACCGGCTCCGCCGTTCTTCTCCCCATCAAGAATcttgaagaagaagttatcgAGCTGGAGGTTCTGGTGTGTGGCGGTGCACCGAAAGGATCGTACCTTCTTGCTTTGAATGAAAACACTTTTGTGAAAGGTCTTGATACGTGTGCAAGAATCAAGATCAACGATGCTAACCCTAAATGGGTGCTTGAGAAGATGCCGAGGCCTAGAATAATGGGAGACATGATCGTTTTACCTAACGGACAAGTTCTGTTAATTAACGGTGGTTCTTCAGGCTCTGCTGGTTGGGAGCTTGGTCGTGAACCGGTTTTGAATCCTGATCTTTATCATCCTGATAAACCGGTCGGTTCAAGATTTCAAATTCAGAACCCAAGTACTATACCGAGAATGTACCATTCGACCGCGACTTTACTCCGTGACGGTAGAGTTCTCGTCGGAGGAAGCAACCCACACGAGTTTTACAACTTCACCGGCGTGCTTTTCCCGACGGAGCTCCGGCTAGAGGCTTTCTCGCCGTCGTATTTGGAGTCTCAGTATAGGAATATACGTCCAAGGATTATGAGTCCTTCATTACACTCGACGGTTAATTACGGTGGAGTCTTGAGGCTGAGGTTTAGAGTATTAGGAGAAGTGAAAACTCCGGTTAAAGTTACAATGGCGTTTCCTTCGTTTACTACTCATTCCTTCTCAATGAGCCAGAGACTCTTGGTTCTTGATCATGTCACGTCTTTGAGAATAGGACAGTGGACTTATGAGGTTAGGGTTAAGACGCCGAGATCTGCTAATCTTGCACCGCCCGGTTATTACATGGTTTTTGTGGTGAACCAAGATATACCGAGTGAAGGTATTTGGGTAAGGTTACAGTGA
- the LOC103832005 gene encoding glycine-rich RNA-binding protein GRP1A translates to MKPVSSLVIIFLLVLILQTNILESGHVRPNVQDAVKNNTDNNNTTTGVVLKDKKRSYNGGSGSYRWGWGGGGGGGGGGGGGGGGGRGWGWGGGGGGGGWYKWGCGGEERRKGREGRGEFVKREYAECKGNGKCRGKILECPQHCGGFCFYDCLFLCKPHCRR, encoded by the coding sequence atgAAGCCAGTTTCATCATTGGTAATTATCTTTCTTCTCGTACTGATCTTACAAACTAACATACTAGAGAGCGGGCATGTCCGTCCCAATGTTCAAGACGCGGTCAAGAACAACACTGATAATAACAACACAACCACTGGAGTAGTTCTAAAGGACAAGAAAAGAAGTTATAATGGAGGAAGCGGAAGCTATAGATGGGGATGGGGTGGTGGTGGCGGCGGCGGAGggggaggtggtggtggtggtggcggcggCAGAGGATGGGGatggggaggaggaggaggtggtggaggaTGGTACAAATGGGGTTGTggaggagaagaaagaagaaaaggaCGAGAGGGAAGAGGAGAGTTTGTGAAAAGAGAATATGCGGAGTGCAAAGGAAACGGCAAATGTAGAGGAAAGATATTAGAATGTCCTCAACATTGCGGAGGCTTTTGTTTCTATGATTGTCTCTTTCTCTGCAAACCACATTGCCGTCGCTAG
- the LOC103832008 gene encoding auxin-responsive protein SAUR50 → MAGGLGKCSKIRHIVRLRQMLRRWRDQARTSSFRRSVPSDVPSGHVAVYVGSSCRRFVVRASYLNHPILWNLLVQAEEEFGFVNQGPLVFPCEESVFEESIRFISRSRGFTCPDDVKKNCHVEIRSDRWIESRPLLNGVSEKAIW, encoded by the coding sequence ATGGCTGGAGGTCTCGGGAAATGCAGTAAGATACGTCACATTGTGAGGCTGAGACAGATGCTCCGACGGTGGCGCGACCAAGCGCGGACATCTTCTTTCCGCCGCAGCGTACCGTCGGATGTACCGTCAGGACACGTGGCGGTCTACGTGGGTAGCAGCTGCAGGAGATTTGTGGTGCGCGCGTCGTATCTGAACCATCCCATCCTATGGAATCTTCTGGTTCAGGCGGAGGAAGAGTTCGGTTTCGTTAACCAGGGTCCTTTGGTTTTCCCTTGCGAAGAATCGGTTTTCGAGGAGTCGATCCGGTTTATTTCCCGGTCAAGAGGGTTTACTTGTCCCGATGATGTCAAGAAGAACTGCCACGTGGAGATCAGAAGCGATCGATGGATTGAATCTCGGCCGTTGCTTAATGGCGTCTCCGAGAAAGCAATATGGTGA
- the LOC103832002 gene encoding uncharacterized protein LOC103832002 isoform X1, with the protein MASHWIPEDDFRLRKSIENGASLESLAKGAVKFSRRFTLSELRDRWHSLLYNPHVTSLSSSVAFDHTYSDQFLPQSHHNHHHGTPVRSQYYTACKRRRLEEMHPLSNVDNCVINEDLDHVAFGGNAFEGSEYFDLEFDAVDLAIIHNSFPGIMPQEADDDGMVNQLFNDCDVSDTTTTANALEQLLLQEDSEDPMFQSFNETTSVSHDQAETWIDPEYCHSAMLLPDWDPHPEVNNGVIICTLNKESDEIPNNDDIDFTMYTQKARNPSSSLRKHMRPPPYPNRGPSSSSLQARGNNDMFHSSGSGDSVVTEQGSCSNAFKASYTEKATSSFTTTTSTSQQHYEHTLCSEMDITTPMLQEEDNDEIESDEDLPSYSDVESMILGMDLEPIGQDRYELEASRYRNEEVARMIMRLEQSSKSYMNRNITSHEAFAMLYGSSKHYINKPEVLLGRATGEYLVDIDLAKSGSWKKISRRQALIKLKKDGCFVIKNLGKFSIWINEKEVQHGEIVNISNNSLIQVIIFCYLCFNIRLKRTEADQSLYVFADTRNVVHIRDERESSQKISRWNSQMRLYMYSYYSY; encoded by the exons ATGGCGTCTCACTGGATCCCTGAAGATGACTTTCGTCTCAGAAAATCTATCGAG AATGGAGCTTCTCTAGAGTCACTAGCTAAAGGAGCAGTCAAGTTCTCTAGGAGATTCACACTATCAGAACTAAGAGATCGATGGCATTCGCTTCTGTACAACCCTCATGTCACATCTCTATCTTCATCAGTCGCATTCGATCACACGTACTCGGATCAGTTTCTTCCACAATCTCATCATAACCATCATCACGGAACACCAGTCAGGTCTCAGTATTACACGGCGTGTAAGAGGAGGCGTTTGGAGGAGATGCATCCTCTTAGTAACGTTGATAACTGTGTCATTAACGAAGATCTTGATCACGTTGCGTTTGGAGGAAACGCGTTCGAAGGCTCTGAGTATTTCGACTTGGAGTTTGATGCGGTTGATTTGGCAATCATTCATAACTCTTTCCCAGGTATCATGCCTCAAGAAGCTGATGATGATGGAATGGTGAATCAGTTATTCAACGATTGTGATGTTTCggacacaacaacaacagcaaatGCATTAGAACAGCTTTTGCTTCAAGAAGACTCTGAAGATCCTATGTTTCAATCTTTCAACGAGACAACATCAGTGTCACATGATCAAGCAGAGACTTGGATTGATCCAGAGTATTGTCATAGTGCTATGTTATTGCCTGATTGGGATCCACATCCAGAAGTCAATAACGGTGTTATCATATGCACTTTAAACAAAGAGTCCGATGAGATTCCAAATAACGATGATATTGACTTTACTATGTACACACAGAAAGCTCGAAACCCGTCATCATCACTGAGGAAGCATATGAGACCACCTCCGTATCCAAACAGAGGaccatcatcatcgtcattaCAAGCCAGAGGTAATAATGACATGTTCCACAGTTCTGGTAGTGGAGATAGTGTTGTTACAGAACAAGGAAGTTGTTCTAATGCATTCAAGGCTAGCTATACCGAGAAAGCTACTTCTAGTTTTACTACAACTACTTCAACATCACAACAACACTATGAACATACTTTGTGTTCAGAGATGGATATAACTACTCCAATGTTACAAGAGGAAGACAACGATGAAATTGAGAGTGATGAAGATTTGCCTTCCTATTCAGATGTTGAATCTATG ATTCTTGGGATGGACCTTGAACCAATTGGTCAAGACCGGTACGAGTTGGAAG CGTCAAGATATCGAAACGAGGAAGTGGCGCGAATGATAATGAGATTAGAGCAGAGTTCTAAGTCTTACATGAACCGTAACATCACTTCTCATGAAGCTTTTGCTATGCTATACGGAAGCTCCAAGCATTACATTAATAAACCTGAG GTGTTACTTGGACGAGCGACTGGTGAATATCTAGTGGATATCGACTTAGCAAAGTCAGGGTCTTGGAAAAAAATCTCTAGACGACAG gCTCTAATCAAGTTGAAGAAAGATGGGTGTTTTGTAATCAAGAATCTTGGGAAGTTTTCGATATGGATAAACGAGAAAGAAGTTCAACATGGAGAGATTGTTAATATCAGTAACAATAGCTTAATCCAGGtgattattttttgttacttGTGTTtcaatattaggttaaaaagaACCGAAGCTGATCAATCTCTTTACGTGTTTGCAGATACGAGAAATGTCGTTCATATTCGAGACGAACGAGAAAGCAGTCAAAAGATATCTAGATGGAATTCACAAATGAGATTATATATGTATAGCTATTACTCGTACTAG